The following proteins are co-located in the Mesorhizobium sp. M1E.F.Ca.ET.045.02.1.1 genome:
- a CDS encoding amino acid permease: MANVTITAPAAERLQLLRVLGPAHIWALGVGIVLVGEYMGWNFSVGKGGMIAGLAACWVAGLLYTCVAMIDSEVTSTIAAAGGQYAQAKHIVGPLMAFNVGLFLVMAYTMLEAANAITVGYLLDTVAGMMGHTGLNQKPFIILSIMFLAWLNFRGVLATLTFNLVITAIAFLAIIALFVSVQLGASAVPMDFSAITTSPLPYGWIGIVAALHFGLWYYLGIEGTCQAAEEVRSPARSLPYGTMAGIMTLLIAATMTWYVCSGLLPWEYLGQAGTPLFDAARVTGNTGLMVLLFVGTMFSTLASANGCINDASRAWFSMGRDRYLPSWFGAVHPVYRTPYRSIVFLVPIALIFALGAPLDQVVTFSILSGLLGYTFMTFNMVMFRRKWPLDTIKRGYVHPLHPLPVIVLLTLCAAAYFAVFLGYGTQLSAMMCFYIVASLWFHFRRYQFVRRGDQFTMPWPKPAGY; encoded by the coding sequence ATGGCAAACGTGACTATAACCGCACCCGCAGCCGAGCGGCTTCAACTCCTGCGCGTTCTTGGCCCCGCCCATATCTGGGCGCTCGGCGTCGGCATCGTGCTCGTCGGCGAATATATGGGCTGGAACTTCTCTGTCGGCAAAGGCGGCATGATCGCCGGGCTCGCCGCCTGCTGGGTGGCTGGCCTGCTCTACACCTGCGTGGCGATGATCGACTCCGAAGTGACGTCGACCATTGCTGCCGCCGGTGGCCAGTACGCTCAGGCCAAGCATATCGTCGGGCCGTTGATGGCGTTCAATGTCGGCCTGTTCCTTGTCATGGCCTACACCATGCTCGAGGCGGCCAACGCGATTACGGTCGGCTATCTGCTTGACACGGTCGCTGGGATGATGGGCCATACCGGCCTCAACCAGAAGCCGTTCATCATCCTTTCCATCATGTTCCTGGCGTGGCTCAATTTCCGCGGCGTTTTGGCTACACTGACCTTCAATCTGGTCATCACGGCCATTGCCTTCCTGGCAATCATTGCCCTGTTCGTCTCGGTGCAACTCGGTGCCTCCGCCGTGCCGATGGACTTTTCGGCGATCACGACCTCTCCGCTTCCCTATGGCTGGATCGGCATCGTCGCGGCCCTGCACTTCGGCTTGTGGTACTATCTCGGCATCGAGGGAACCTGCCAGGCGGCTGAAGAAGTCCGATCGCCAGCGCGTTCGCTGCCCTACGGCACCATGGCCGGCATCATGACGCTGCTGATTGCCGCGACCATGACCTGGTATGTCTGCTCAGGTCTCCTGCCTTGGGAATATCTCGGTCAAGCCGGAACGCCGCTCTTCGACGCCGCGCGCGTCACGGGCAACACCGGCCTGATGGTGCTGCTCTTCGTCGGTACGATGTTTTCGACACTCGCTTCTGCGAACGGATGCATCAACGACGCTTCGCGTGCCTGGTTCTCGATGGGCCGCGACCGCTACCTGCCGAGCTGGTTCGGCGCGGTGCACCCGGTCTACCGCACGCCGTACCGGTCGATCGTATTCCTGGTTCCCATCGCCCTCATCTTCGCGCTCGGCGCGCCGCTCGACCAGGTCGTGACCTTCTCGATCTTGTCGGGCCTGCTCGGATACACCTTCATGACCTTCAACATGGTCATGTTCCGGCGCAAGTGGCCGCTCGACACAATCAAGCGCGGTTACGTGCATCCGCTCCACCCGCTGCCGGTGATTGTGCTTCTGACGCTATGCGCTGCTGCCTATTTCGCCGTTTTCCTCGGCTATGGCACGCAGCTCAGCGCGATGATGTGCTTCTACATCGTGGCATCGCTCTGGTTCCATTTCCGGCGCTACCAGTTCGTGCGTCGGGGTGACCAGTTCACCATGCCCTGGCCGAAGCCCGCCGGTTATTGA
- the glyA gene encoding serine hydroxymethyltransferase, with translation MNISTKPDTGAASRFFSAGVAVADHAVSDAMQRELSRQRNEIELIASENIVSRAVLEAQGSVLTNKYAEGYPGRRYYGGCQFVDEVEDLARERAKALFGCSFANVQPNSGSQANQSVFMALMQPGDTFLGLNLSAGGHLTHGAPVNQSGKWFNVVSYGVRPDTHRIDLDEVRDLARKNQPKVILAGGSAYPRIIDFKAFREIADEVGAKLFVDMAHFAGLVAGGVHPNPLEHAHVVTTTTHKTLRGPRGGMVLSNDEEIGKKINSAVFPGLQGGPLMHVIAAKAVAFGEALAPEFKAYASNVVANAKILAETLANGGVDIVSGGTDTHLMLVDLRRKDLTGKAVETVLGRAHITCNKNGIPFDPQGPTVTSGVRLGTPACTTRGFLADEFRQVGRLTMCVIDGLAAKGESGNAAIEAAVREEVQDLVGRFKIYE, from the coding sequence ATGAACATCTCGACCAAACCTGACACCGGCGCCGCAAGTCGTTTCTTCAGCGCAGGAGTAGCTGTTGCGGACCATGCCGTCAGCGACGCCATGCAGCGGGAGCTCTCTCGCCAGCGCAACGAGATCGAGTTGATCGCTTCCGAAAACATCGTCTCCAGAGCGGTGCTCGAGGCACAGGGTTCGGTGCTGACCAACAAATATGCGGAGGGTTATCCCGGCCGCCGGTACTATGGCGGCTGCCAGTTCGTCGACGAAGTCGAGGATCTGGCGCGCGAGCGTGCCAAGGCGCTGTTTGGCTGCTCGTTTGCAAACGTACAGCCGAACTCCGGCAGTCAGGCCAACCAGTCGGTCTTCATGGCGCTGATGCAGCCCGGCGACACCTTTCTGGGTCTTAACCTCTCCGCCGGCGGGCATCTCACGCACGGCGCGCCGGTCAACCAGTCCGGCAAGTGGTTCAACGTCGTTTCCTACGGGGTGCGGCCAGACACCCATCGCATCGACCTCGATGAGGTGCGCGACCTGGCGCGCAAGAACCAACCCAAGGTGATTCTTGCCGGCGGGTCGGCCTATCCCCGCATTATCGATTTCAAAGCGTTTCGTGAGATCGCCGACGAAGTTGGGGCCAAGCTGTTCGTGGACATGGCGCATTTCGCCGGCCTGGTGGCCGGCGGCGTCCACCCCAATCCCCTCGAACACGCCCACGTGGTGACCACGACCACACACAAAACCCTGCGCGGCCCCCGTGGCGGCATGGTGCTCTCCAACGACGAGGAGATCGGGAAGAAGATCAACTCGGCGGTGTTTCCTGGTCTGCAGGGCGGGCCGTTGATGCACGTCATTGCTGCCAAGGCAGTCGCCTTCGGCGAGGCGCTGGCGCCGGAATTCAAGGCCTATGCGTCAAACGTCGTCGCCAACGCCAAAATCCTTGCAGAGACACTTGCCAATGGCGGTGTCGACATCGTCTCAGGCGGCACCGATACGCATTTGATGCTGGTCGACCTGCGGCGCAAGGATCTGACTGGCAAGGCAGTGGAGACCGTGCTTGGCCGCGCCCACATCACCTGCAACAAGAACGGCATTCCCTTCGATCCGCAAGGACCGACGGTCACGTCCGGTGTCCGGCTCGGCACGCCGGCGTGTACGACGCGCGGTTTCCTCGCCGACGAGTTCCGTCAAGTCGGCCGTCTGACGATGTGCGTCATTGATGGGTTGGCCGCCAAAGGCGAGAGCGGCAACGCAGCTATCGAGGCGGCTGTGCGCGAGGAAGTGCAGGATTTGGTCGGCCGATTTAAGATCTACGAGTGA